One part of the Oncorhynchus clarkii lewisi isolate Uvic-CL-2024 chromosome 7, UVic_Ocla_1.0, whole genome shotgun sequence genome encodes these proteins:
- the LOC139414465 gene encoding ankyrin repeat domain-containing protein 60-like → MSNPMAYVYTSTKRISLQVPRPKSAMINRDIDSKSVPRPKSAVYRDPLTKVKFSLGVRLRETGEMFVVPDCHHNMRIRELKNTMELVVGIPTDFQRVCYLDNGDLCDDTTIHCNDIIPGTTVTLMIWPYDGWSELVIAAATGDVFKLKSVMSKPAPPRSSHLSAMSSMSGAPSWLSHRLFSALFISAHRGHMPAVRFLLQQGANVKGQTPLGRGALHASAAQGQLQSIQELLVRGAPHQLEDAEGMTALRTAMRWGQRKSTRQLFLFHWQERAQGVRLKPHLDETELFAHQKHDSQLRTWHRGAHAQRYMAHLGRCSRGVEGRVEVRQLGPPQNTAMRAQARRAWMGDA, encoded by the exons ATGAGCAATCCAATGGCATATGTTTACACCTCAACGAAGAGGATTTCACTTCAGGTACCGAGACCCAAAAGTGCGATGATTAACCGCGACATCGACTCGAAGAGTGTACCGAGACCCAAAAGTGCAGTTTACCGTGACCCGTTGACGAAAGTCAAGTTCAGTCTTGGTGTCAGGCTGCGTGAAACGGGAGAGATGTTCGTTGTGCCCGACTGCCACCACAATATGAGAATCAGAGAGCTAAAAAACACCATGGAATTAGTGGTTGGGATTCCCACAGACTTCCAGAGAGTATGCTACCTGGATAATG GTGACCTATGTGATGACACCACTATCCACTGTAATGACATCATCCCTGGAACTACTGTCACCCTGATGATCTGGCCTTATGATGGATGGTCTGAGCTTGTGATAGCTGCAGCTACTGGGGATGTATTCAAG CTCAAGAGTGTGATGTCCAAACCAGCACCGCCACGTTCCTCCCATCTCAGTGCTATGAGTTCTATGAGTGGAGCTCCTTCCTGgctctctcaccgtctcttctctgctctgttcatCAGTGCCCACCGTGGACACATGCCCGCTGTCCGCTTCCTGCTCCAACAAG GGGCCAACGTTAAGGGCCAGACTCCCCTGGGGCGCGGGGCCCTCCACGCGTCAGCCGCCCAGGGCCAGTTGCAGTCCATCCAGGAGCTACTGGTGCGCGGCGCCCCACACCAACTGGAGGACGCTGAGGGCATGACAGCTCTGAGAACCGCCATGCGCTGGGGCCAGAGGAAGAGCACCCGGCAGCTCTTCCTCTTCCACTGGCAGGAGCGTGCGCAGGGCGTGCGCCTCAAGCCTCACCTGGATGAGACAGAGCTGTTCGCCCACCAGAAACATGACTCCCAGCTACGCACCTGGCACCGCGGTGCCCACGCTCAGAGATACATGGCCCACCTGGGTCGCTGTAGCCGTGGGGTGGAGGGCAGGGTGGAAGTGAGGCAGCTGGGGCCGCCGCAGAACACGGCCATGAGGGCCCAGGCAAGGAGGGCGTGGATGGGGGATGCATGA